The Microcystis aeruginosa NIES-843 sequence TGGTTAGTCAAAGATGGACAACCACAATCCCTGGAATCCTTTGGTACACTTTACGGTTTTGATGCCCTGCGTCACCGGGCTTTTTGGGGGATTAATCAGGCAGGACAGCCAGTAATCGGCGTTTCCAGAGACCCGATCGATTCGATGGCTTTGGGAGAATTATTAGTACAGGCAGGCTTTCGGGAAGCGGTGATGTTGGATTCAGGAGCAAGTACTTCCCTCGCTTATCAGGGCCAATCGCAAGTGCATTATACTCCCCGTCCCGTTCCCCACGTTGTCGCTTTATTTCCCCCCACAGAAACCTATATTGTTCCCATTAATCATGTGGGGATTCCCTGCGTAATTTTCGCCGATTCCTGTGCTGCGGGGAGTTAGGGGACAAAAAGTTGCTAACCAGAAAACGGCTGAAGCGGCGGTTTGGGTGATTCTAATCATACCCATCTCCTTTTTGATTACTTAAAATTACCCATAAGGAAATTTTGGAAACCTCATGACAGCATTAGATAAATACACAAAAGGCTTGCTTGCGATCGTTCTGACAGTGATTGTCGGAAATGCTATCTACAAATTTATTATCGATGAAATTGTTTGTGCCGGTAGTCGAGAGCTTCAGGAAGGTCACTGTGAATTATAGTCATTTCAGATAAGTCTGATACACTCTAGACCAGTTAAACCCTTATGAACTCTGGCATTGATATTCTCAATCTTAATTGAAATGACTATATACAGGAGTTCAGTTATTTTAAACGAAATTAACGGATTGCCCCCAACAGAAAACCCAGAAGCGCGCCACAGTTGCTGGTGCGCTTCCCGTACTTAAATAAATGCCATACACTAGCAAACTCATAGATGGTCAAGGATTCCCAGAAAAGAAAGAGCGCCACGATGCCGTAGCGATCGCCCCTCCTAAAAGAATTATTAACGTCCAGACCTGATTTTTCTGGGTTCCCTCAACCTTTTCGAGCCTTCTATCCATCCCATCGACTTTCTCAGTCAGTTTAGCTTGTCCCACCTCTAACTTAGTTAGCCGTTCGTCAATTTTGTCGATTTTGTGGCTAACTTCCTTAATACTGTCTTTGATTTCCTTGAGAACAGCTTCTAGGGAATAGGTAACGGTTTCGTTAGACATTTTGGTAAAATCCTTTTGACACTTCCCGCTCTAAAAAGACGGGGATTCTTGGTTCACAGAGATTACTTGCTTAGACAGAATTGCTTCTGAAGTTGACAACCCATAAATTAAAAGTCGCCCGACCCTACACTAAAGGGCGGGGCTTTAACCCAAAATTTTCGGTAAAGCTCCATCTAAATAGGCTTCTCGCTGGGCTTCTTGGCTAATATCTTCGATTTCCTCCTCCGTTTTACCCATAGATCGCAAAACATCCTCTACTAAAATTGGAATAGCCGAACCATGGGGATCCTTCCATTCTGGTAAATCGTGAGTCCATTCGGCTACATGAAAGGGATCGAGATGGCCAAAAGTGTTGTAAACCTGTTTAAGAATCATTTCTTCTTCTTCACAGAGTTCTTCATTGCCGGATATTGCAGCAGGTCAACATAATTAGAATCCCGGAGAGAAATATATTTCGGCCACAGGGGTAAGGCAGAGTCCACGGGTTGTCCTTTAATCAAATTATAAACACCCCTGAGAACCGGTCCATAATCCATTGATACATATAGTCATTTCAGATAAGTCTGATACACTCTAGACCAGTTAAACCCTTATGAACTCTGGCATTGATATTCTCAATCTTAATTGAAATGACTATATCTATCCCCAGTAATTGGTTGATCCATGGTTTTTAAAGCAAGACGGTCAGCTATATAGAGCATTTTCAGCAACCCTAAATACTTCATCGGTTTGCCGTGCAGCTTTAAGAGTATAGCAGCGGCTTCAACTGCTTTCTCTGGATGAAACCGAAATTTGATCGTCATAACTACTATAAATTCACTGCTTTTTTATGACACTTTTATGACACTTTTATTATAGTTATTATTCTACATCGGCCATATTTAAGATTTTGTCCCAGTGGTTGAGGCTTCTAGCCTGATTTCTGAAAGATGCTGCTATAGGTATGATCGAGTTAAACCTTAGCCCAAGATTCTACCATGGAGATCGAACGTCTTAACGCCCTTTCCGATAATTATATTTTCCTCCTCTACGATCCGGCGCAAAAAATCGCGGCCGTGGTGGATCCGGCGGAACCTGAACCCGTTTTCAGGCGATTAGAGGCTTTACAGGTGGATTTAGTCGCTATTTTCAATACCCATCACCACGGCGACCATGTGGGGGCTAATCAGGCTTTAATTAATCGTTATCCCCATCTTTGTGTTTATGGGGGAAAGGAGGATCGCGGTCGCATTCCGGGCCAGCAGCTGTTTTTAGAGGAGGGGGATCGGGTGGAATTTGCCGGTCGCTGGGCCGAGGTTTTCTTTGTCCCCGGCCACACTCGCGCTCATATTGCCTATTATTTTCCCCCGGTTAACCCCGGAGATTACGGCGAGTTATTCTGTGGTGATACCCTGTTTTCTGGGGGTTGTGGTCGTTTATTTGAGGGAACACCGGGCCAAATGGTGGCTTCTTTAACTAAATTGCGATCGCTTCCCGACCAGACCAGGGTTTGGTGCGCTCACGAATATACGTTAAATAATTTAAAGTTTGCCTTGACAGTTGACCCTAATAATGCTGCTCTGCAACAGCGTTATCGGGAAGTGGAAAAACATCGCGCTGAAGATCTTCCCACGATTCCGGCAATTTTGGGGACGGAAAAGCTGACTAATCCTTTTTTGCGCTGGGATAGTCCCGCTTTGGCCATGACCATGGATAGCAGCGAACCAGTACAAGTGTTTGCACGGCTGCGGGGGAAAAAAGATAATTTTTAGCAGTGGCTAAGTAGGGTTTGCTGAAAAAGCTTTTCCTGGGGGCAGGGTGTGGGGTGTGGGGTGTGGGGTGTGGGGTTTTACCAGTTTTGAGGTGGTCAACTACCTAATTTTCAGGGAAAAAGTACCTGAATTTTCCCCCGATCCCCGCAATGGCTGGCACTTTTTGAGGGGAAAAAAGTCCAAAAGTCTTATCCAACAAGGTTTTTAGCTTTATTCAGCCAGCCCTAATTAGTCGATGCTGTCTTTTGAGACTCCGAGCCGCTCCTCAATCAACCTGGAGATATTTCGAGAAATTCTCTCAGTCTTCATCGCTGATGATCGGGTAGGGAATCAGTCGTTCGTAATCTTCTAAACTGGCATCGGAGAGGCAGCAGTCAATAATTGTTTTACCCAGAGGATCGAGATCGGGTTCGAGAAATTGCCGAAGTTGGCCGGCAAAAAATTCTTTAAGAATCGTAGTCCCCCGGTCAAAGGCCTCATTTCCCACTTCTGGTTGCAGGTTGACACGGAAAAACCAGTTACCGATAGTTTGTCCCTCAACCATCATCGAGCGGAAGGTGTAACCGAGCAAGGGACAACGGGAGGGAACAACCTGTTGGCGAGAAAACTTTTCGCCACCCCGACGGGCTAGATATTCCCGTGCGATCCACTGGGCCATGAATCCCACTTCCCAAGCACCAATATACTGATTGGGACAGAGGGTGTAACGAACTTTGGGGGTGGTGAGAATTTGTTGCAAAATCAGATTAGCTTGAATCACTCGCCGTCCGGTGGCAAAGGGCCAGTAAGAGCCAACCCCTTCGGAACTCATCCCCTCCTTCTCGACGATACTGGGATTGGCATGACCGCGAGGAGCAACTAACCGCCACAACCAAGCCAAGGCGGGGGGGAGAAGATGCAGCAGCCCGATGATGCCGTAACTCGGTCTTTCCTTGGTGCAAGGAGGAGTGCGCACCCCAAAACTGCGAATATCGACGCTAACTGCCCCGTTAACTACGTTAGGGATGATATCTCTGGGAATGACCACGCGAGGATTGGGGCAGGGCTTTCCTGGCTCATCCTCGATATGTTGCCAAATCAGAGCGGTACTTTCCGGCCGTGCCTCGATATTGAGAAATAAAAGCGGATGGGGTGGATGAATGGTCAGTTCTTCTAAATAGGGATCGGTGCCGTAATGGGTAAT is a genomic window containing:
- the gloB gene encoding hydroxyacylglutathione hydrolase; translated protein: MEIERLNALSDNYIFLLYDPAQKIAAVVDPAEPEPVFRRLEALQVDLVAIFNTHHHGDHVGANQALINRYPHLCVYGGKEDRGRIPGQQLFLEEGDRVEFAGRWAEVFFVPGHTRAHIAYYFPPVNPGDYGELFCGDTLFSGGCGRLFEGTPGQMVASLTKLRSLPDQTRVWCAHEYTLNNLKFALTVDPNNAALQQRYREVEKHRAEDLPTIPAILGTEKLTNPFLRWDSPALAMTMDSSEPVQVFARLRGKKDNF
- a CDS encoding type II toxin-antitoxin system antitoxin SocA domain-containing protein, which encodes MTIKFRFHPEKAVEAAAILLKLHGKPMKYLGLLKMLYIADRLALKTMDQPITGDRYSHFN